One Natrinema amylolyticum DNA window includes the following coding sequences:
- the uvrB gene encoding excinuclease ABC subunit UvrB gives MSDAQGPLQPDRPDVDRPFRVDAPFEPAGDQPEAIEQLVDGFRSGMDKQTLLGVTGSGKTNTVSWVAEEIQKPTLVIAHNKTLAAQLYEEFRNLFPDNAVEYFVSYYDYYQPEAYVEQSDTYIDKDASINDEIDRLRHSATRSLLTREDVIVVASVSAIYGLGDPRNYIDMSLRLEVGEEIGRDELLAQLVDLNYERNDVDFTQGTFRVRGDTVEIYPMYGRYAVRVELWGDEIDRMVKVDPLEGTTQGEQQAVLVHPAEHYSIPETTLEEAMDEIRDDLDSRISYFERTGDMIAAQRIEERTSFDLEMMQETGYCSGIENYSVYLSDRESGEAPYTLLDYFPDDFLTVVDESHVTLPQVRGQYAGDKSRKDSLVENGFRLPTAYDNRPLTFEEFEEKTDQTLYVSATPSDYEREESDQIVEQIVRPTHLVDPAIEVSDATGQVDDLMDRIDERIERDERTLVTTLTKRMAEDLTEYLEEAGVDVAYMHDETDTLERHEIIRSLRLGEIDVLVGINLLREGLDIPEVSLVAILDADQEGFLRSETTLVQTMGRAARNVNGEVVLYADEPSNAMESAIEETQRRREIQQEYNEKHDFEPTTIQKEVGETNLPGSKTETTQVSGRSIDDEEEAARYVAELEDRMEEAAGNLEFELAADIRDRIREVREEFELEGSDEGIAPPTEEF, from the coding sequence ATGAGTGACGCGCAAGGTCCCCTCCAGCCGGACCGTCCGGACGTCGATCGCCCGTTTCGAGTCGACGCCCCCTTCGAGCCCGCGGGCGACCAGCCCGAGGCGATCGAACAGCTAGTCGACGGCTTCCGGTCGGGGATGGACAAGCAGACCCTGCTCGGCGTGACCGGGTCGGGCAAGACCAACACCGTCTCGTGGGTCGCCGAGGAGATCCAGAAACCGACGCTGGTCATCGCCCACAACAAGACGCTCGCGGCCCAGCTCTACGAGGAGTTCCGGAACCTGTTCCCGGACAACGCCGTCGAGTACTTCGTCTCCTACTACGACTACTACCAGCCCGAGGCCTACGTCGAGCAGAGCGACACCTACATCGACAAGGACGCCTCGATCAACGACGAGATCGACCGCTTACGCCACTCCGCGACGCGGTCGCTACTGACCCGCGAGGACGTCATCGTCGTCGCCTCGGTCTCCGCGATCTACGGCCTCGGTGACCCGCGCAACTACATCGACATGTCGCTGCGACTCGAGGTCGGCGAGGAGATCGGCCGCGACGAACTGCTGGCCCAACTGGTCGACCTGAACTACGAGCGCAACGACGTCGACTTCACGCAGGGCACGTTTCGGGTGCGGGGCGACACCGTCGAGATCTATCCGATGTACGGCCGCTACGCCGTCCGCGTCGAGTTGTGGGGCGACGAGATCGACCGCATGGTCAAGGTCGATCCGCTCGAGGGGACGACCCAGGGCGAGCAACAGGCCGTCCTCGTCCACCCTGCAGAGCACTACTCGATCCCCGAGACCACGCTCGAGGAGGCGATGGACGAGATCCGGGACGATCTGGACTCCCGGATCTCGTACTTCGAGCGCACGGGCGACATGATCGCCGCCCAGCGCATCGAGGAACGGACGAGCTTCGACCTCGAGATGATGCAGGAGACGGGCTACTGTTCGGGCATCGAGAACTACTCGGTCTACCTCTCGGATCGGGAGTCCGGCGAAGCGCCGTACACGCTGCTCGACTACTTCCCCGACGACTTCCTGACCGTGGTCGACGAGTCCCACGTCACGCTGCCGCAGGTCCGCGGGCAGTACGCCGGCGACAAATCCCGCAAGGACTCGCTGGTCGAGAACGGGTTCCGACTCCCCACGGCATACGATAACCGGCCGCTGACCTTCGAGGAGTTCGAGGAGAAGACGGATCAGACGCTGTACGTCAGCGCCACGCCGAGTGACTACGAGCGCGAGGAGAGCGACCAGATCGTCGAACAGATCGTTCGGCCCACCCACCTCGTCGACCCGGCGATCGAGGTCTCGGACGCGACGGGGCAGGTCGACGACCTGATGGACCGCATCGACGAGCGCATCGAGCGCGACGAACGCACGCTCGTCACGACGCTCACGAAGCGGATGGCCGAGGACCTCACCGAGTATCTCGAGGAGGCCGGCGTCGACGTGGCCTACATGCACGACGAGACGGACACGCTCGAGCGCCACGAGATTATCCGCTCGCTCCGACTGGGAGAGATCGACGTCCTCGTGGGGATCAACCTCCTCCGGGAGGGGCTGGACATCCCCGAGGTCTCGCTGGTTGCCATTCTGGACGCCGACCAGGAGGGATTCCTCCGGAGCGAAACGACGCTCGTCCAGACGATGGGCCGGGCGGCCCGGAACGTCAACGGGGAGGTCGTGCTCTACGCCGACGAACCCTCGAACGCCATGGAGTCCGCGATCGAGGAGACCCAGCGCCGCCGCGAGATCCAACAGGAGTACAACGAGAAACACGACTTCGAACCCACGACGATCCAGAAGGAGGTCGGCGAGACGAACCTGCCGGGCAGCAAGACCGAGACCACTCAGGTCTCCGGCCGGTCGATCGACGACGAAGAGGAGGCCGCCCGCTACGTCGCCGAACTCGAGGACCGGATGGAGGAGGCCGCGGGCAACCTCGAGTTCGAAC
- a CDS encoding sodium/calcium exchanger protein: MSTRLRHPLVAVIVTLLLTVPWVGTFVSYGGYGTVHPSENIAAGLAVVVAGTAILGASFLLAWAAETAEKDVPQAFAIAVLAVLAVAPEYAVDALYAWQAGAGSSEAGNLAVANMTGANRILIGLGWSGIALFSIYRAKRASDPAVEHRSGVLADVVTLDRAISLEIVFLLVATAFAFLVPLGGGIGMVDTLFLVGLYLLYLLVIIRSDVEEAEEHVGVPAYFQQYSTIPRVAVVLSGFAFSGAIIFTAVHPFAEGLEQVGLQYGVPEFFMIQWLAPLASESPELIVVAYLVNKARTTAGFNALISSKLNQWTLLIGTLAVVYSISAGSVGTLPFDSKQVAEIWITAAQSFFAIAILLNFEISTREALALLGLFVTQVLAEFYIIRAYTEPVVTELSMSVLYGYTAVYALLGIALFLRRRDSVRELLARTTVTTRAAIGRGTDPSQTEHAD; the protein is encoded by the coding sequence ATGTCGACTCGGTTACGCCATCCGCTCGTCGCCGTCATCGTCACGCTGCTCTTGACCGTTCCGTGGGTCGGGACGTTCGTTTCGTACGGCGGGTACGGAACTGTCCATCCAAGCGAAAACATCGCGGCCGGTCTCGCCGTCGTCGTCGCCGGAACTGCGATCCTCGGTGCGTCGTTCCTGCTCGCGTGGGCGGCCGAAACCGCCGAGAAAGACGTCCCGCAGGCGTTCGCCATCGCGGTGCTGGCAGTACTGGCCGTGGCCCCCGAGTACGCCGTCGACGCGCTGTACGCCTGGCAGGCCGGCGCCGGCTCAAGTGAGGCGGGCAACCTCGCGGTCGCGAACATGACCGGCGCGAACCGGATCCTCATCGGTCTCGGCTGGTCGGGAATCGCGCTGTTCAGCATCTACCGCGCGAAGCGGGCGTCCGATCCGGCGGTCGAACACCGCTCGGGAGTCCTTGCGGACGTCGTCACGCTGGACCGCGCGATCTCTCTCGAGATCGTGTTCCTCCTCGTCGCGACAGCCTTTGCGTTTCTCGTTCCGTTGGGCGGGGGTATCGGGATGGTCGATACGCTCTTCCTCGTCGGCCTCTATCTGCTCTACCTGCTCGTGATCATCAGGAGTGACGTCGAAGAAGCCGAAGAACACGTCGGTGTCCCCGCGTATTTCCAGCAGTATTCCACGATCCCCCGGGTGGCAGTCGTCCTCTCCGGATTCGCGTTTTCGGGGGCGATCATCTTCACCGCGGTGCATCCGTTCGCGGAAGGGCTCGAGCAGGTGGGCCTCCAATACGGCGTCCCCGAGTTCTTCATGATCCAGTGGCTCGCTCCGCTGGCCTCGGAGAGCCCCGAGTTGATCGTCGTCGCCTATCTCGTGAACAAAGCGCGGACGACCGCGGGATTCAACGCGCTCATCTCCTCGAAGCTCAATCAGTGGACGTTGCTCATCGGGACGCTCGCGGTCGTTTACTCGATCTCCGCCGGGAGCGTCGGGACGCTCCCGTTCGATTCGAAGCAGGTCGCGGAGATCTGGATCACCGCGGCCCAGAGCTTCTTCGCGATCGCCATCCTGTTGAACTTCGAGATCAGCACCCGCGAAGCGCTCGCGTTGCTCGGACTGTTCGTCACGCAAGTCCTCGCGGAGTTCTACATCATCCGGGCGTACACCGAGCCGGTCGTGACGGAGCTCAGTATGAGCGTGCTCTACGGCTACACTGCCGTGTACGCCCTGCTCGGTATCGCCCTGTTCCTCCGGCGACGCGACAGCGTCCGCGAACTCCTCGCGCGTACCACGGTGACCACGCGGGCAGCGATCGGTCGCGGGACCGACCCCTCTCAGACGGAGCACGCGGACTGA
- a CDS encoding HVO_2922 family protein: MARTATFEIFRDRADEWRWRLVAANGNIIADSGEGYASKQGVKRGIDSVKRSAAGADVQFVTDG; encoded by the coding sequence ATGGCCAGGACGGCTACGTTCGAGATCTTTCGGGATAGAGCGGACGAATGGCGATGGCGTCTCGTCGCCGCGAACGGGAATATAATCGCCGATAGCGGCGAAGGCTACGCCTCCAAACAGGGGGTCAAGCGAGGCATCGACAGCGTCAAACGGAGTGCGGCCGGCGCGGACGTCCAGTTCGTGACGGACGGCTGA
- a CDS encoding DUF7553 family protein, producing the protein MTEQLQQARDDLEEAAKSADSDDVREDIRETTDAFADYVMSDTAPDHAILDERLNTLRQVRERADGDTEDKVESAIETVEDYRENIDQA; encoded by the coding sequence ATGACGGAGCAACTCCAGCAGGCTCGCGACGACCTCGAGGAGGCAGCGAAATCGGCCGACAGCGACGACGTCCGCGAGGACATCCGGGAGACAACGGACGCGTTCGCCGACTACGTCATGAGCGATACCGCACCGGATCACGCCATCCTCGACGAGCGGCTCAACACGCTCCGACAGGTCCGCGAACGGGCGGACGGCGACACCGAGGACAAGGTCGAATCGGCGATCGAAACGGTCGAAGACTACCGCGAAAACATCGATCAGGCGTAA
- a CDS encoding DUF2267 domain-containing protein, which translates to MEQEALLETVRDRAAADADEEAASDATRAVLETLGERLSEDEAEDLAAQLPGDLSQHLTQGESGQRFSEEEFVSRIDQRMDTVDLHGEEAATTVLGTVLEAIDESERAAVVDQFEHYGFEELLAETDADVDVADRTPGEY; encoded by the coding sequence ATGGAACAGGAAGCACTGCTCGAGACGGTGCGCGACCGCGCCGCCGCCGATGCGGACGAGGAAGCGGCCAGCGACGCGACGCGGGCGGTCCTCGAGACGCTCGGCGAACGGCTGAGCGAGGACGAGGCCGAGGATCTCGCCGCACAGCTGCCGGGGGATCTGAGTCAGCACCTCACACAGGGAGAGTCGGGCCAGCGCTTCTCCGAGGAGGAGTTCGTCTCTCGTATCGACCAGCGCATGGACACCGTCGATCTGCACGGCGAGGAAGCGGCAACGACCGTCCTCGGGACGGTCCTCGAGGCGATCGACGAGAGCGAGCGCGCGGCGGTCGTCGACCAGTTCGAACACTACGGCTTCGAAGAGCTGCTCGCGGAGACGGACGCGGACGTCGACGTGGCCGATCGAACGCCGGGAGAATACTGA
- a CDS encoding DUF2267 domain-containing protein, protein MERHDFYQSVEQQANLGDEADARDATDAVLSALGRRLDETRSQRLDGDLPAEIGSPLAEGPSGRALSYDEFLSNVEERADRADIGDPEQLSRAVVGTLLEHVAEDEREELRERLEEFGYDAIVPESGPGAGS, encoded by the coding sequence ATGGAGCGCCACGACTTCTACCAGTCCGTCGAGCAACAGGCGAACCTCGGCGACGAGGCCGACGCGCGAGACGCGACTGATGCGGTGTTGTCGGCACTGGGCCGACGGCTGGACGAGACTCGCTCGCAACGCCTCGACGGCGACCTGCCGGCCGAGATCGGGTCCCCGCTGGCCGAGGGACCTTCGGGCCGGGCGCTCTCCTACGACGAGTTCCTCTCGAACGTCGAGGAACGGGCCGACCGCGCCGACATCGGCGACCCCGAACAGCTCTCACGGGCGGTCGTCGGAACGCTGCTCGAGCACGTCGCCGAGGACGAACGCGAGGAACTCCGGGAGCGCCTTGAGGAGTTCGGCTACGACGCGATCGTTCCGGAGTCGGGCCCCGGTGCCGGAAGCTAA
- a CDS encoding TrkA C-terminal domain-containing protein: protein MYALVSLIIIISLSMLVVRTGTVALTMTGLSEEVASFQSLSAYSGAGFTTDEAEEITAYPSRRKTVKMLMRLGNVGLVTTIASLVISLADPVTRFRRLMILVAVCLLLLLLARSTWFNELLTPVIERTLSRSARFQLRDYTGLLNLDREYRVADFAVDEGEWLAGERLGDLELRSSEGVTVLGIEREDGTYIGAPSGEHRIHAGDRVIAYGQAERLRELADRGEDDDAAHEAAKRAHDRQLDRERDIDPKRPLSPIRE, encoded by the coding sequence ATGTACGCGCTCGTCTCCCTGATCATCATCATCTCGCTCTCGATGCTCGTCGTTCGAACGGGTACCGTCGCGCTGACGATGACCGGGCTCTCGGAGGAGGTCGCCTCGTTCCAGTCGCTGTCGGCCTACTCGGGGGCCGGGTTCACGACCGACGAGGCCGAGGAGATCACCGCGTACCCGAGCCGCCGGAAGACCGTCAAGATGCTCATGCGGCTCGGAAACGTCGGGCTCGTCACGACGATCGCCTCGTTAGTCATCTCGCTCGCGGATCCGGTGACGCGGTTCCGGCGGCTGATGATTCTCGTGGCCGTCTGTCTGCTCTTGCTCCTCCTCGCTCGCAGTACGTGGTTCAACGAACTGCTCACGCCCGTGATCGAGCGGACACTGTCCCGGTCCGCGCGCTTCCAGCTACGCGACTACACCGGTCTGCTCAACCTCGACCGGGAGTACCGCGTGGCCGACTTCGCCGTCGACGAGGGCGAGTGGCTCGCCGGCGAGCGCCTCGGTGACCTCGAGTTGCGCTCGTCGGAGGGCGTGACGGTCCTCGGTATCGAGCGCGAGGACGGCACCTATATCGGCGCGCCGTCGGGCGAGCACAGGATCCACGCCGGCGACCGGGTCATCGCCTACGGTCAGGCGGAGCGATTGCGTGAGCTGGCCGACCGCGGCGAAGACGACGACGCGGCCCACGAGGCGGCCAAGCGGGCCCACGATCGCCAACTCGACCGCGAGCGCGATATCGATCCGAAGCGGCCGCTGTCGCCGATTCGCGAGTGA